One window of the Lynx canadensis isolate LIC74 chromosome D3, mLynCan4.pri.v2, whole genome shotgun sequence genome contains the following:
- the TRPV4 gene encoding transient receptor potential cation channel subfamily V member 4 translates to MADPSGGPHAGPGEVAETPGDESGTPGAEAFPLSSLANLFEGEDGSPSPSPADASRPAGPGDGRPNLRMKFQGAFRKGVPNPIDLLESTLYESSVVPGPKKAPMDSLFDYGTYRHHPSDNRRWRKKVIEKQPQSPKAPAPQPPPILKVFNRPILFDIVSRGSTTDLDGLLPFLLTHKKRLTDEEFREPSTGKTCLPKALLNLSSGRNDTIPVLLDIAERTGNMREFINSPFRDIYYRGQTALHIAIERRCKHYVELLVAQGADVHAQARGRFFQPKDEGGYFYFGELPLSLAACTNQPHIVNYLTENPHKKADMRRQDSRGNTVLHALVAIADNTRENTKFVTKMYDLLLLKCARLFPDSNLEAVLNNDGLSPLMMAAKTGKIGVFQHIIRREVTDEDTRHLSRKFKDWAYGPVYSSLYDLSSLDTCGEEASVLEILVYNSKIENRHEMLAVEPINELLRDKWRKFGAVSFYINVVSYLCAMVIFTLTAYYQPLEGTPPYPYRTTVDYLRLAGEIITLLTGILFFFTNIKDLFMKKCPGVNSLFIDGSFQLLYFIYSVLVIVSAALYLAGIEAYLAVMVFALVLGWMNALYFTRGLKLTGTYSIMIQKILFKDLFRFLLVYLLFMIGYASALVSLLNPCANMKVCGEDPTNCTVPTYPSCRDSETFSTFLLDLFKLTIGMGDLEMLSSTKYPVVFIILLVTYIILTFVLLLNMLIALMGETVGQVSKESKHIWKLQWATTILDIERSFPVFLRKAFRSGEMVTVGKSSDGTPDRRWCFRVDEVNWSHWNQNLGIINEDPGKSENYQYYGFSHTVGRLRRDRWSSVVPRVVELNKNSNPDDVVVPLDNMGTPSCDGHQQSYPPKWRTDAAPL, encoded by the exons ATGGCGGATCCCAGCGGAGGCCCCCACGCAGGGCCCGGGGAGGTGGCTGAGACCCCCGGGGACGAGAGCGGGACCCCCGGGGCTGAGgccttccccctctcttctctggCCAACCTGTTTGAAGGGGAGGatggctccccctccccctccccggctgaCGCCAGCCGCCCCGCTGGGCCAGGTGATGGGCGACCAAATCTGCGCATGAAGTTCCAGGGTGCCTTCCGCAAGGGGGTGCCCAACCCCATTGACCTGCTGGAGTCCACCCTGTATGAGTCCTCGGTGGTGCCTGGACCCAAGAAGGCACCCATGGACTCGCTCTTTGACTATGGCACCTATCGTCATCACCCCAGCGACAACAGGCGGTGGAGGAAGAAGGTCATCGA gaagcaGCCGCAGAGCCCCAAAGCTCCTGCACCCCAGCCGCCCCCCATCCTTAAAGTCTTCAACCGGCCTATCCTCTTTGACATCGTGTCCCGGGGCTCTACTACTGACCTGGATGGGCTGCTTCCCTTCTTGCTGACCCACAAGAAGCGCCTGACTGACGAGGAGTTCCGGG AGCCGTCCACAGGGAAGACCTGTCTGCCCAAGGCCCTGCTGAATCTGAGCAGTGGCCGTAATGACACCATCCCTGTGCTCCTGGACATCGCCGAGCGGACAGGCAACATGCGGGAGTTCATCAACTCGCCTTTCCGGGACATCTACTACCGAG gccagaCTGCCCTGCACATCGCCATCGAGCGCCGCTGCAAACACTACGTGGAGCTCCTGGTGGCCCAAGGAGCTGACGTCCATGCCCAGGCCCGGGGGCGCTTCTTCCAGCCCAAGGACGAGGGAGGCTATTTCTACTTtg GCGAGCTGCCCCTGTCGCTGGCCGCCTGCACCAACCAGCCCCACATCGTCAACTACCTGACAGAGAACCCGCACAAGAAGGCGGACATGCGGCGGCAGGACTCCCGCGGCAACACGGTGCTGCACGCGCTGGTGGCCATCGCCGACAACACCCGTGAGAACACCAAGTTCGTCACCAAGATGTACGACCTGCTGCTGCTCAAGTGTGCCCGCCTCTTCCCCGACAGCAACCTGGAGGCCGTGCTCAACAACGATGGGCTCTCGCCCCTCATGATGGCCGCCAAGACCGGCAAGATTggg GTCTTTCAGCACATCATTCGCCGGGAGGTGACAGACGAGGATACGAGGCACCTGTCCCGCAAGTTCAAGGACTGGGCCTACGGGCCAGTGTATTCCTCACTGTATGACCTCTCCTCCCTGGACACGTGTGGGGAAGAGGCCTCTGTGCTGGAGATCCTGGTGTATAACAGCAAGATCGAG AACCGCCACGAGATGCTGGCCGTGGAGCCCATCAATGAACTGCTGAGGGACAAGTGGCGCAAGTTCGGGGCTGTCTCCTTCTACATCAACGTGGTCTCCTATCTGTGCGCCATGGTCATCTTCACCCTCACCGCCTACTACCAGCCACTGGAGGGCACT CCTCCGTACCCTTACCGCACCACCGTGGACTACCTGAGGCTGGCGGGCGAGATCATCACGCTCTTGACCGGCATCCTGTTCTTCTTTACCAAC aTCAAAGACTTGTTCATGAAGAAATGCCCGGGAGTGAATTCTCTCTTCATCGATGGCTCCTTCCAGCTACTCTA CTTCATCTACTCTGTGCTAGTGATTGTCTCAGCGGCCCTCTACCTGGCGGGAATTGAAGCCTACCTGGCTGTCATGGTCTTTGCCTTGGTCCTGGGCTGGATGAACGCCCTTTACTTTACCCGCGGGCTGAAGCTGACGGGAACCTATAGCATCATGATCCAGAAG ATCCTCTTCAAAGACCTTTTCCGCTTCCTGCTGGTCTACTTGCTCTTCATGATTGGCTATGCTTCAG CCCTGGTGTCCCTCCTGAACCCGTGCGCCAACATGAAGGTGTGCGGCGAGGACCCCACCAACTGCACGGTGCCCACGTACCCGTCCTGCCGCGACAGCGAGACCTTCAGCACCTTCCTCCTGGACCTCTTCAAGCTGACCATCGGCATGGGTGACCTGGAGATGCTGAGCAGCACCAAGTACCCCGTGGTCTTCATCATCCTGCTTGTCACTTACATCATCCTCACCTTCGTGCTACTTCTCAACATGCTCATCGCCCTCATGGGGGAGACGGTGGGCCAGGTGTCTAAGGAGAGCAAGCACATCTGGAAGCTGCAG TGGGCCACCACCATTCTGGACATCGAGCGTTCCTTCCCCGTGTTCCTGAGGAAGGCCTTCCGCTCTGGCGAGATGGTGACCGTGGGCAAGAGCTCAGACGGCACCCCAGACCGCAGGTGGTGCTTCAG GGTGGACGAGGTGAACTGGTCTCACTGGAACCAGAACTTGGGCATCATCAATGAGGACCCGGGCAAGAGCGAGAACTACCAGTACTATGGTTTCTCGCACACCGTGGGCCGGCTCCGGAGGG ATCGGTGGTCCTCGGTGGTGCCGCGCGTGGTGGAGCTGAACAAGAACTCAAACCCAGACGACGTGGTGGTGCCTCTGGACAACATGGGGACCCCCAGCTGCGACGGCCACCAGCAGAGTTACCCCCCCAAGTGGAGGACAGATGCCGCTCCCCTCTAG